From Octopus sinensis linkage group LG14, ASM634580v1, whole genome shotgun sequence:
cacacatatacacacagatataaatacataagagagagggagagagagagagaatgcaaattagtgtttgtgtgtcttgatGTGAACACGCATTAAATACTGTTGGTTTTaggcaatatgtatgtgtataaatatatgaaagcataggtaaatgtatatttgtgaggatgtatatatgtggaaaaGAAGTTTGGTGAATAGCACATTTTAATTCAATTCAGTTCATTTCATAGTCGCTGTTTTCTCTTACATGTTCTTTAATATATCCTGggtttttttagctttttttatttatccatttaaaaaaaatgtttgtggcCTTTCTCCAAATCCTTTTTTTAtactttcctttattttttcatgTCTTTTTTTGATAGTCATAACttttatatatccatttatttggcttgtatatcatttataaaatatattttctatcataTCCTTCTTTCTCCATATTCTTTCATATTGTGAATATCTTTTTGGAGTTTCATTTTTCATCGCTTGGtcactgtttttctctttttcactcaaagctgatgaaagagcaaaattttttttaaatttaaagatCCTTCATTTGAGAAAGGGCCAAATAGAAACACCAAGTATTACTGAAGTACATCCGAAACGTATGGCTTGTAATGATGGATCTCGCAGAAATGGTGATGATCGTGGCAGTTGTGGTATTGTGGTTTCCTTCATAACAAGGAGCATAGCATCACCTGTAGATTCTTTGATAgtggtcgtcgtagtagtagtagtagtaagtgtagTTTTAGTAatagcaatggtgatggtgatagcagTGCGGCTTTAAAACAAAGCTTGATACTTCTGGAGATTTCTGCAGTGGTCTGAAAGTATAAGTAATAGTAATTAAAGTAGTAGcatctgcttttctttctacgaaatgagaagatacattgcggaactgttattctaatgagttgtatctatttatcacccagTGGGACACATCTGTATTGCTGGATGCTCTTGAACCAGTTAAGTGTCCCACCTGTAAGGAATCAATACTAGATGTatcaaaacaattgttgtgattaaaaaaaattctcgtatattccatcttccatttaccatatatacatttatgtatatgtataaatatatgtatgtgtgtatctctttctcactctccccccctctctctctctctctatatatatatatatatatgtacctcctctatagaaagacacctatttctgcctccctatttctctgtcacactctaaccttccATCATCTGATACTGAATCACCTTCTCCAATGCTCCCTCCGTTATAGTAAgacacctgtctctgtctctttgtcacccTCTGACATGAGCTTCTCTCCTCAAATGCTCCTGCCCTTCTCATAATTCTTTGACTTGAGTtacttgccagtgctggtgccacgtaaaaagcatccagtcaacactgtaaagtggttagcatttgggagggcatctagctgtaaaaatcaGGCCAAAAttaacctcgcctgtgcttgtgccatgtaaaaagcactgagtccactctacagaaaggttggtgttaggaagggcacccagcagtaaaaactctgccaaaacagacagagtaGCATAGGATAGTTCTACCTGGCTAGCTACTGTAAACTGGCctacctatgcatgcatggaagatggatgttaaacgatgctgacgataatatatatatatatatatatatatatatatatatatatatatttatagatatagggtgaaatataattaatttaataaaatcaacaaacttcacctagtagtatttcggtatggaaaaggaccatattcggtaaaaatttatataattataataataaatgttttttgcaacaagttgcttaaaccacataccgaaaattttagaaatagcagtcaaaagactactatttccttttactacaagacttatttttgtagtaaaaagaaatagtagtctttcggctgctatttctaaaattttcggtatgtggtttaaacaacgtgttgcaaaaaaccattattattataattattatgtgtgtgtgtgtgtgtgtgtgtgtgtgtgtgtgtgtgtgtgtgtgtgtgcacatgtgtgtgtatatgtatatatataatatatatatatatatatatatatcagaaagcagaaccaaaattgaggtcgatcaacatcagtggaaattgcagctgtgggacgtaaaagcaccatccgttcgtgtccgctgccagcctcgcctggcccccgtgccggtggcacgtaaaagcaccatccgttcgtggccgtttgccagcgccgtctggcacctgtgcgggtggcacgtaaaaagcacccactacactcacggagtggttggcgttaggaagggcatccaaccgtagaaacactgccagatctgactgggcctgatgcagccttccggcttcacagaccccagttgaaccgtccaacccatgctagcatggaaaacggatgctaaatgatgatgatgatgatgatgatgatatatatatatatatatatatatatatataaatagatatatataatatatatatatatatatatatatatatatatatcagaaagcagaaccaaaattgaggtcgatcaacatcagtggaaattgcagctgtgggacgtaaaagcaccatccgttcgtgtccgctgccagcctcgcctggcccccgtgccggtggcacgtaaaagcaccatccgttcgtggccgtttgccagcgccgtctggcacctgtgcgggtggcacgtaaaaagcacccactacactcacggagtggttggcgttaggaagggcatccaaccgtagaaacactgccagatctgactgggcctgatgcagccttccggcttcacagaccccagttgaaccgtccaacccatgctagcatggaaaacggatgctaaatgatgatgatgatgatgatgatgatatatatatatatatatatatatatatatatatatatatatatatatatataaatagagttaGCGGTTgtagtaaccgactaagggataaatatccgtatatactatcAGTATCCGTTACCTGTGTTATCCCTGGGCAATGGTGTGCAAGGACACCATATATGTCGAGCACAGGTGACAATcggataaacaaaagtttattagGAGCCAattcaaataattagaaaatggagaaaaacagaTTAACCAGTAGATTGATTGGACCACATTTGAAGCTTGTATATTGATACAAAGCAAGACATAAcagctaacagctgtttctgatcaGATTCCCAGAATGCAGTCTATACAAAAATGtgagaataaaattcttcatcttcatagggtATTCGAATTAAGGCAACCAATCTTCATCAAAGTAAAAAGCAAGAGCATGCAATATAaacaaagagaaggaagagataaGAAAACATGGTTTAGACAAATAGTCTAAAAGCCCAATATGTTAAGTGCACATAATTATTTACCATCTGAGCTCCAAGAACATAGATGAGAGAGTGAGATATTAAAGGCCTAGTTATTAATGGGAGGGTGCAGTTAGGAGGAGGGGTCAGGGtgtcaaagaaagaaattatcCAGAAGCTCTATTTAAAGAAAACACTAACATAATTATCAAAGATCAAAACTATGTTAATGGAGTAAACTTCTTTAACACTCTGACCCCCCACTTCTAATTGCACCCTCCCATTAATAACTAGTAGTATTCCCTAGTCCTTTTCCAGCTCACTCCCTCATCTATGTTCTTGGAGCTCGGATGGTAAATAATTATGTGCACTTATTATATTGGGCTTTTAGACTATTTGTCTAAACCATGTGTAGCTTTCGTTAAGATTTCAACACCAGACCTTAATCTACTTGTAACTTTAGAAgaaaaattttgttgaaaatggACCAGATGTTAAATCTGAATTTAACCTAAGTCAAGCTAAAGTCTTTCTTTACTCAAATGTTAATCTTCAATATAGTCCAAGTATTTAGTATGATATTACTTCTGGATATAACCTTGTCAGTTCCTAGATGTTGCTTTCTACATAATTCAGCTTTATTGCCTAACTGTCAACTTATATTTTTTAAGTGAAATAAAGATCATAGCCCAGAGCATAGCTTAAATTGCTTGACATTAACCAGGAAATTAACTGAGTTAAAGTTGATTGAAAGTAGAAAACTTACCAAATGTAGGCTATGGGTTGGTTTTACTGGCTGTAATAGTATTTAATAAAGCATCCAGTTTACTGCCCAACCGATCTTCCAGCCGCTTCAGTTGGTCATCAACAGTCTCAAGGATTCTGGTTTCAGCTTGAGACACACGATCTTCCACCATTTTGGATACATCAACAGGATCTTTCTTCATTGATCTACATAGAGAGACTGACATGTGAGATTGAACAAGACACcgatatattatagtatatcttAATTAGGGTATAACACTAATATAGTGTGACATAGTTGTAGTATATTGTAGTAATTACATAGCATAGTTAGTTACAACTGGAGAATACAGCTTCTACTATAGACTACTAAaatatggcttctaccatacagCAGTCACTAGTATGTAACCTCTTCAGTAAGGGGATAATGAAGGATATAGTTGAGTGAATTATCTGTATACCACTTGCATTTGTTGTATTGATTCTAGAGCGATGAAAGCAGTTTACTTTATGTTTAGAAAGTAATATGTAAAGAGACAacactaaataaaataatatatttagaatCTGGCTTCCACTGTTTCTGATTACTTGCAGCCCTAAACTGTATGTGAATGTCACATAATCATTGACAGGCTATTAGATCATTAGAAAAAGCCTTGTCTTGACACAGCACATCAAGTGCAAGTCAAACTGGGACATCAGTTTTATTGATCATTGTTGAAAAATTTGGGGACGAGCAAACACTAAGTGAAATAACTCAAATAGGAACCAAACCTAATTTGAAGAACTCAGCTTCTTGTGAATACAGTAATTCTAAATGATGTTAATCTGACAActcattttccaaatattttacatCAATTTTCCCAGTTTTCATTCTGTTggaattattttataattgttttacaGTTTACTTACTAATCATTAACCACCAATCAAGTATACTGGAGCAAGTACAATTAAAAATAGGGCTTCTGCTTATCTTCACAAGCATTGTTTACATAAATAaaatcacaaacaaacaaaaatttattcCAAAACTCACTCTTGATTCCTTTGATTAGTAACTTCACTACAAATGTTCTGAAGAGCTGAAAAGGTGGCTGTCTGAGATGTATTCTGTTCTGTACTAGTTTGCTCTTTCATCTGGAGCATTTGGCCAAAAGCTGAGACAACTCGAGTCATATCAAAATCTGGTGAGGTTGAACTATTCTTATCTAAATTCTTTGACATGTCCTCAATTTGGTTTTGTTGATTCTTTGGATGAGAAAAGAAGCACAGCTTTAGAACTTACATGACCCTGAGtcaacactctctcacacacacacaaacactatacaAAAACTTTGGAAGCCATATCACGTTCATTGAGTTTTCCTCTGATTCAACAATTTTCACCACAACAAGAGTTAAGAAATCAagaattaacaataacaacaacaacagaaggaaGGAGCAAATATTGTCCTCACCTTTTGGTAAGTTTCAATATTATTGAGGATAGACCGAGCTCTTTCAGAAGTCTCAGGACCAAGTTCTGAAATAATGTCCCTTAATGTGGACACATTAAGAAGTCCATAACCTGATAGGGGTTTTGTAATTTTCTCAACCCTCAGTAAAATCCCTTTCATCTGAAACTGACCAGTAATTCCAACAcactgaaataaaatacaaagggTTAATTTAACATGGAGTATGCTGGCTCTGTGAGCATGGTGATGGTTGACAATGACAGCTAAAGAAGTGTTGTATTGGTTATAGTGTGGTAGTTGGAGAGTGGCAGTTAGAATATAGTGTTGTGCTTGAAGTGTGATAATGATATGGGAACGGATACAATAGTGATTGGAATGGTAATTGACATTACCACTCAAAGAACAATCCTACAAAAATCTGTAAACAtgactcaaaatgtaaaaatatgtgcCAACCTCACTCTGTAAAGAGAGTCCTGTACATTGCATTGAACCTAGAGATTTCAATTCTCAGATTAAGACTCTGATTtgtttttaagttaaaaaaataCTTATACAAATCTCAATGTTAATCAGAATGATCATTAACACATACCATTGTTACA
This genomic window contains:
- the LOC115219282 gene encoding uncharacterized protein LOC115219282; the protein is MSELSQFVSIHHSWLSEQDVVDNAEVHDGAEDDSYIQKRDLLETSADNRIIKIDKPNEDQCRFEIQCKLGIGLYEICICCNVTQFEVYDETEGYLLTRKGSPASNGLLYSTISFKKPRTSISIKCVGITGQFQMKGILLRVEKITKPLSGYGLLNVSTLRDIISELGPETSERARSILNNIETYQKNQQNQIEDMSKNLDKNSSTSPDFDMTRVVSAFGQMLQMKEQTSTEQNTSQTATFSALQNICSEVTNQRNQESMKKDPVDVSKMVEDRVSQAETRILETVDDQLKRLEDRLGSKLDALLNTITASKTNP